The following is a genomic window from Flavobacteriales bacterium.
CATGGATCGCTGACCTCGTGGCCGCTCTGCCGGGCTCGGACCGGTGGGCGGGGCTGCCCGCGGCGCTGCTCCTGCTCGGGATGGCCGCGTACGGGCTGTGGCGCGAACCGCCCCGATGGATGGCCCTGACGATGGTCGTCCTCTACACCGCCCTTTTGCATCGCTCCTGGCTGGCGGCCACCGGTGGTCATTGGTTGATGGCGAACGTGCTGTTGTGGAACGTGGCGTTGCGGGCGCGACCATCCGCACCGGCCGAGGCTCGCCTCGCGCACCTGGGCTTCTTGGCCATTCGCCTTCAGCTCTGCCTGGCCTACGTCATGTCAGGGCTGAACAAGCTGGCGGGCACCTGCTGGCTCGACGGAACCGCCCTGCTGCGGGTGGCCGGTGATGAGGCCTATGATCCACGTGCGCTCCTGCATCATCCTGCGGTCGCGGCCACCCTCGGGCACGGGGTGCTCGTGCTGTTGCTCATGCTGCCTATCGCCCTGTGGGTGCCATCCCTTCGGCGCACCGCGCTCATCACTGCCCTGCTGTTCCATCTGGTGAGCGGCTTCTGGTTCCACATCCCGGACATGGCCCTGGCCTTCTGCGCCGTGCTCATATGCTGGACCTCTCAGGGCGAAGCCCAGGCGGTCGAGCGTGCGACCACCCGATGCAAGGCCCTTGTGTTCAGACGGTTGGACGACGTGCGGGCCGGGTCGGGGATTATTTGTTCAATGAACAAATAGAAAAAGTTAAACAATATGCGAACTTGTGGCTTCGGAACGTGTTTGATGAGGACAACACCGGACCCATGAACCTCCATTCCCTTCTTCCGACCGTCGGGGCCCTGGCCCTGGTGGCCTCGTTGTCCTCTTGTGCCATGACGAACAAGGGCCAGGCGCGCCTGTACCAAAAGGCCGAACTGTCCGCCCCGTACGACGCGGTGGTGGTGCCGGGTGTGCCGTTCGAGGGCGGCCAATGGCAGGACATCATGAAGATGCGCGTGCACTGGGCGGTGAAGCTGTATGAGCGCGGGCTCACCCGGAACATCATCTTTTCCGGTTCGGCGGTCTACACCCCGTACGTGGAGGCCACCATCATGGGGCTGTATGCCGAGCAACTGGGGGTGCCACGGGAGAACATTTTCCTGGAGACCCGGGCCGAACACAGCACCGAGAACCTCTTCAACAGCTATATGCTGGCTCGCGACCGCGGCATGAAGCGCATTGCACTGGCCTCCGATCCCTTCCAGTCCTGGATGTTGCGCGGCCTGGCCAAGCGGATGGAACGCCAATTGGGCGCGGACATCGACATGCTGCCGGTGGTGTTCAAGGACCTCTTCAGCGGCAGCCTTTCCACGCCGGCCATCGACCCCGCTCCGGCCTACGTGCAAGAGTTCGTGTCCCTGCCGGAGCGAGAGAACTTCTTCAAGCGCTTCCTGGGAACCAGTGGCAACAACCTGGATTGGGACCGCGCCCGTGCTGACGCGGCGCGCAACGGCGACCGGGTGGAGCTGATGGACTAAGGCCTGGGAGCCTGCTTCAGCCCTTCCACCACCGCCTCGGCCATGGCGTCGGCGATCCGGAGGTAGCCAGGTGTGGTGAAGTGGCAGCACTGGTCGCTGTACATGGCACGCGGCTCGGTGCGGAAAAGTCCGGTGAGGTCGTGAAAGTCCACACCTGAGGCCTTCAGCCGGGCGCCCCGGTCGATCAGCAGAGGATAGCCTTGTTCCACGGCATCGCGGTAGCAGAAGGGGCCTTCGACCAGGGCCACTGTAGCCTCCTTGGGACCGATGGGTTTGGATCCAGGTACGTATTGGTTGGGTTGAAGGAAGTGGAAGTACGCAGCGCCGTGCGCTTCGGCCAGGGCCTTTACCTGCGTGGAGCTGCGCATCCACAGGTCGGCCTGTTCGGCGCGGTAGGCGGCGGTGTCGGTAACGGTGCGCACCGGACCGGTCACCTGCAGATCCGCACCCTCGTTCTCCATGGTGGTGCGCAGCCGCTGTTCCAGTTCGGTGAGCTCGGCGGCATCGCGCTGGTCGCGGGTGCGCCAGAGGAGGAGGGCGATGTTGCTGTGGCGCAATCGCGAGCCGGCCAGTCGCTGCCGTCGTTCATCACGGCGCTCGCTGATGGCCAGCCGTTGGGCCAGGATCCGCTGCACCTTGGGGTCGAGCCGCTTGCGGGCATACATGTTCCAGTGCCGCGGGTAGTTGGGGTGGATGCCGAAGGGCAGGTTGTCGCACACCGGAAGCACGATGTCGTTGAAGCCGTCGAGCGTGAGCACGAGGTCGACATGGGCACCTTGGGCCAGGAACCAGCTGAGGGCTTGGAGCGGCTGGGGCTGCTTGTAGCCGCCCAGGGCGAGCACCGCCACCCGGAAGGCCTTGCCGCGGTAGGCCGGCACGCGCTGCAGGCCGCGCAGCAAACGTTCCTCTGCGAAGGTGTGCAGGCCCATGGCCACCGATCCGCCGAGCAGCACCACGTTCACGGTGTCGGGAGCGCCGGGATGCAACGGGTCCGCGCCGGGCAGGCCGAAACGGTTGCGGTCGTTGAGGGGCACACTGACATAACCGAGGTATGGATGCAGGTAGTGATCGCCGAGGTATTCCTCGGCGGGGCGCTCGGCCTGTGCGGTATCCACGGATACTTCGGTCCCGAGGACCTCGAGGGTGGCGGCGCGGTCGTAGGGTCGGCCGATCAGCAGACCGAGCAGCCAAGGGCTGGCCTCGGCGGCGGCGAGGGTGAACAGCAGCGCGAGCAGGATGGCCCGCCAGTGCGAGCGACGGTCGCGGCGGGAACGACGGCGTCGGCTGCCCATGGGGCCATCAGGTGAAAAGGGGCCGCAGGCGCATCATGCCGTTCACCTGGAAGCGGATGCGGTCCAGCTCGGCGTCGTCGTTGCGGTGGGTGAGCGCCGCGTCGATCAGGTGCACGATCTGCCGGCATTCGGCCTCCTTCAGCCCCCGGGTGGTGATGGCCGGCGCGCCGATGCGGATGCCGCTGGTGACGAAAGGGCTCTGCGTGTCGAAGGGCACCATGTTCTTGTTCACCGTGATGTCCACGCGGCCCAAGGCCTGTTCGGCCTCCTTGCCGGTGACCCCCATGTTGCGAAGGTCGATCAGCATGCAGTGATTGTCGGTGCCACCGCTCACCACATCATAGCCCTTCTCCACCAGACCTTCGGCCAGGGTGCGGGCATTCGCGATCACCTGCCGGCCGTAGTCCACGAAGGCGGGCGAAAGGGCTTCGCCGAAGGCGATGGCCTTGGCAGCGATGACGTGTTCCAGCGGGCCGCCCTGCGTGCCGGGAAATACGGCACCGTCCAGCACGCTGCTCAGGCTGCGCACCTCGCCTTTGGGGGTCTTCGCGCCCCAGGGATTGTCGCCATCGCGGCCGGCCATGATCAAGCCTCCCCGCGGACCGCGCAGGGTCTTGTGTGTGGTGGTGGTCACCACATGGCAGTGCGGCAGGGGATCGTTGAGCAGCCGGGCGGCGATGAGGCCCGCGGGGTGGCTGACGTCGGCCATCAATGCGGCGCCCACCTCGTCGGCGATGACGCGGAAGGTGGCGTAGTCCCAATCGCGGCTGTAGGCGCTGGCCCCGCAGATGATCAGCTTCGGACGCTCGCGCTGTGCGGTCTCTCGGACCACGTTCATGTCCACCCGCCCGGTGGCCTTATCCACCCCGTAGAAGGTGGCGCGGTAGAGCTTGCCACTGAAGTTGACCGGGCTGCCGTGCGTGAGGTGACCGCCATGGCTGAGGTCGAAACCCAGGATGGTGTCGCCCGGCTTGAGGGCGGCGAGCATCACCGCGGCATTGGCCTGGGCCCCGCTGTGGGGCTGCACGTTGGCCCATGCGGCCCCGAAGAGGCGCTTGGCGCGGTCGATGGCCAGTTGTTCCACCTCGTCCACATGCTCACAGCCACCATAGTAGCGGCGACCGGGCAGTCCTTCCGCGTATTTGTTGGTGAGCACGGAGCCCATCGCCTCCATCACCTGGTCGCTCACGTAGTTCTCGCTGGCGATCAGTTCCAGGCCCTTGGTCTGGCGCCATTTCTCCTTGTCGATGATGCCGAAGACCTGCTGATCGCGCTCCATGGTGGAAGAAGGTGAGCGGCGAAGATAGCCGGGGACGCCACCCGTTCAGGAGGGGGTGCGCTGGGCAGGCGGCAGCACCAAAAGCAGGATGAGCAGGAGCACGGGGTATTGCAGGGCGTGCAGCAGCTTCACGGCCACGGCTTCCAGCGGCGGAAGTACCGTGGCGCCCATGTGCAGCAGCAGGGCCAGGGCGGCGGCCATGGCGGTGCCGATCACCAGCGTGCGGCGGTGGTGGTGATGGCCGGTGAGCACACGCGCCAGCAGCACGGCCATCAAGAGCATGAGCGCCACGTAGGCGGCGGCGAGGATCCACTTCAGCAGGGTAAGGTCGCTCAGGTCCGCCCCGGTGGTCCATTGCTGGAAGAGCGAGTGGGCGTAGGAATACGGAGTGCCGCGCTGCAGGTGGTCGAGCTGGTAGTTGAGGTTGAGGAAGAGGAACTCACGCACGGCGCCGAGCAGCACGGCCACAACGAGGATGCAGGAGGCGATGAGCCGGCGTTTCATGGTGCCGGCGCGGCGGCACCGGTCCGCGCGAACCGCTTCACCCAGAGGAACCACAGGAGGAAGACCCAGCCGTACACGACCACATAGAAGGTGTAGTCGTGGTTGAAGTTGAGCAGTTCATAGTCGATGCTGACCACGATGCAGAGGGCGGCGATCCGCACCACATTGATGAGGTGGATGGAGAGCAGGCCGAGCGGGATGAACCAGAGCTTGTGTCGCCAGGGCCCGGGGTAGGTGAACAGGAAAAGCGCGAACACGGCGAAGAGGCTCACCCCGTTGCAAGGGTCGCCGATCCACAACAGGTGGCCGCCCTGCACCCCGACCGTGCGGATCATCTCGGCATTCGGGGGTTCGGGCAGCAGGGTGTACCCCAGTGCGGTGAGCAGGGCACCGCTCAAGCGGATGAGGTTGTCGATCACCGCGCGGTCGAGCACACCCCATGGGTGGATCATAAGCTCATACAGGAGGTACCAGCCCAGGAACAGTGCGCCTGCGGTGGTGAGGAAGCGGACGAGCGGGTCGCGCAATGCGGAAGGGGACGGTGCCGAGGCCCCGCCCATGGATCACTTGCTGGGGCGCGCGCGGCGGATTGAGATCGCCGTGCGACCGCCGATGATGGCGCCAGCGGCCATGAGCAGGCCGATGCCTCCGTCGATGGGGATGCAGGGCGGAGGCCAGCAGGGGGGCGGACCTCCCACGGGAGGCTGCGCCCAAAGGCCGCCGGCCAAAGGCAGCAGGACCAGCACAAGGACCGCTGCGAAACGGTGGAAGAGCATCCTCGACAAGGCTTTCGGTAGGGTTGGCGAAGGTACGGATCCCGAGCGGCTCGGTTCCAGTGGGCGAAGATGAACATTTATGAACGATCGGCAAACCGTCCCCTGCGATCGCCCGAAAGCGCAAGGTGCATGGGCTTCGGCCGCGCCGTGTATCTTTGGCGCCCTTGCTCCGGGACAGGGTCCGCACCGTGGTGCGCCCGCGCCGGAGCCCGTTGCAAGCGATGGCCACCCCGGGAAGTCAGGCGAAAGGCGGCATCATCGACGTCAACGACCTCCGGTATTTCGTCCGGATCTTCTCCAAGAACTGGTACTTCGTGGTGGTGGCCCTGGTGCTGTCCGCCGCGCTGAGCTACCTGTACTCCTACAAGATCCCCGAGGTGCACGGCGCCAGCGCGCAGATCCTTCTGAAGGACCGCGAGGTGTACAACTACCAGACCCAGGTCTACCAGAACATCGGCTATGTCGCCGCCTATAGCGACATCGTCAACCAGAAGCGGGTGCTCACCTCGTACGACCTGGTGGACAAGGCGCTGAGCAAGCTCGACTTCGACATCTCCTATTACATCATCGGCCGGTTCAAGGTATCGCAGGTGTACGGCTCCCTGCCCTTCACGGTGAAGATCGACCTGCTGAACCCCAAGTACTACCAGCGGCCGTTCGACCTGCGGGTGGTGGATGCTGACCACTACGAACTGAGCTACGATGGGGGCACCGGTATCGTGTCCAAGGTGTATGCGTTCGGGCTGGACGTGATGGAGAACGACTTCCTGCTGCGTGTGGACAAGAGCGAACAGCTGGCGGCAGGGAGTTTCGAGAAGGTGACGGCGAGCGACTACCAGTTCGTGCGGCACAGCCGGCCCTGGCTGGTGAACAAGTACAAGAGCGGCATGGTGGTGGAGAACCTGGACTACACCACCATCCTGCAGGTCACCGTGGAGGACGAGATCCCCGCACGGGCCAAGATGTTCCTGGACACGCTGAGCCGCGAATACATCAACTACACGCTGCAAAGCGAGTTCGACATCAACCAGAACACGCTCAACTACATCGACAAGCAGCTGGACGAGGTGACGGTGATCCTGAACCAGTTCGAGGACGAGCTCCAGCGCTACAAGGAGAGCCGGAACATCCTCGACCTGAGCCGCGAGGAGGACCGCTACTTCAACGAGCTCGTGCGCTTCGACAATGAGCGACGCAAGCTGGAGCTGATGATCCAGTCGCTGAACGACCTGGAGGACTATGTGGTGAACATCGGCGACGAAAGCTGCTGCCGCCCTCCTTCTATATCCTGGAGGACGATGTGTTCCTGCGCAACACATTGAGCGAGCTGTACGCGATGCAGATGAACCGCAACAGCATGCTGTTCGACGCCACGCCGGAGAACCTGAGCGTGAACCGGCTGGACAGCACGATCATGCTGAACCGCGGCAACCTGCTGGTGTACGTGAAGAACTCACGCAAGGCCATCGAGGCGAAGATCCGTGACGTGCAGGCGCAGATGGACGACTACGAGCGGCTGATCCGCACGGTGCCCCTGAGCCAGCGCGACATCCTGAACATCGAACGGCGGCTACAGGTGAACGAGAAGCTCTACCTCTTCCTGCTGGAGAAACGGGCCAACACGGTGATCGCGCGTGCGGGCATCGTGCCGCAGACCAAGGTGATCGAACTGGCACGGTCGATCGGGGTGGTGCGGCCGGACAAGGTGAAGATCCTGTACGCGTTCATGGTCGGCGGCATCGTGATCTCGCTCGTGATCGTGTTCATCCGGGTGATGTTCTACGACCGGATCGAGAACGCCGACCAGCTGAAGGCCATGGTGCACATGCCGGTCTTCGGCGAGATCATCGCCAGCGACAAGGCCGAGGAGAACTACGTGGTGGTGGACAGCGACCCCAAGAGCGCCATCACCGAGAGCTTCCGCACGGTGCGCACGAACCTCGAGTACCTGCCCGGTCCACAGGGGACGGGCCGCGTGGTGCTGGTCACCAGCTACAGGCCCAACGAAGGCAAGACCTTCTGCAGCGTGAACCTGAGCGCCATCCTGGCCAAGGCCGGGAAACGCGTGATGCTCCTCGAGCTTGACCTGCACAAGCCCAAGGTGGGCAAGGGGCTCAACATGACCAGTACGCAGGGCTTGAGCAACCTCCTGGTGGGCCACGTGGAGCCGGCGGCGGTGGTGCAGCCCACGCAGATCGAGAACTTCCACGTGATCCTCAGTGGTCCCACCCCGCCCAATGCGTCGGAACTGGTGCTGAGCCGCCACTTGGAGGAACTGTTCCGGTACGGCCGCCAGCATTACGACTATGTGATCATTGACACCCCGCCGGTCGGCCTCATCACCGACGCCCTCGTGATGATGAAGCATGTGGACGCCACCTTGTTCGTGGTGAACACGCGCTTCGCCAACAAGGACCACCTCACCAGCGCGATGGAGGTGATCCAGAGCAACCCGGTGCGCAACTTCGGCTTTATCCTCAATGGTGTGCGGATGAAGAAGAGCAAGTACTACTACAACACCAACTACGGCTACGGCTACCGCTACGCGTACGGTTATGGCAGCGGCTATGGCTATGGGTATGGCTATGGCCGCCGCAAGCGCGGCAAGGACGCCAAGGACGGAGCCGATACCGAGGCCTGACCCCGGCTGATGAGCGCCCCGACCGCCACGCACCAGGTTCCTCCCGCGGGTTATACCACCGTGATCGGCCCGCGGCGCCCACTGCTGGCGATCGACCTGCGCGAGCTCTGGCACTACCGCGACCTGGTGCTGCTCTTCACGCGGCGCGACATCGTGACGGTCTATGCGCAGACCGTGCTGGGCCCGCTGTGGGTGGTGCTCCAGCCCCTCATCACCACGTTCACCTTCGCGCTGGTCTTCGGCAAAGCCGCCGGGCTGGCCCCACCGGACCTGCCCGGTCCGCTCTTCTATATGTCG
Proteins encoded in this region:
- a CDS encoding HTTM domain-containing protein, with product MNRSTIRLFQRALYLWLAGYVLSALPEADRMWQHPVSPVTQGAWIADLVAALPGSDRWAGLPAALLLLGMAAYGLWREPPRWMALTMVVLYTALLHRSWLAATGGHWLMANVLLWNVALRARPSAPAEARLAHLGFLAIRLQLCLAYVMSGLNKLAGTCWLDGTALLRVAGDEAYDPRALLHHPAVAATLGHGVLVLLLMLPIALWVPSLRRTALITALLFHLVSGFWFHIPDMALAFCAVLICWTSQGEAQAVERATTRCKALVFRRLDDVRAGSGIICSMNK
- a CDS encoding serine hydroxymethyltransferase produces the protein MERDQQVFGIIDKEKWRQTKGLELIASENYVSDQVMEAMGSVLTNKYAEGLPGRRYYGGCEHVDEVEQLAIDRAKRLFGAAWANVQPHSGAQANAAVMLAALKPGDTILGFDLSHGGHLTHGSPVNFSGKLYRATFYGVDKATGRVDMNVVRETAQRERPKLIICGASAYSRDWDYATFRVIADEVGAALMADVSHPAGLIAARLLNDPLPHCHVVTTTTHKTLRGPRGGLIMAGRDGDNPWGAKTPKGEVRSLSSVLDGAVFPGTQGGPLEHVIAAKAIAFGEALSPAFVDYGRQVIANARTLAEGLVEKGYDVVSGGTDNHCMLIDLRNMGVTGKEAEQALGRVDITVNKNMVPFDTQSPFVTSGIRIGAPAITTRGLKEAECRQIVHLIDAALTHRNDDAELDRIRFQVNGMMRLRPLFT
- a CDS encoding polysaccharide biosynthesis tyrosine autokinase, with product MFLRNTLSELYAMQMNRNSMLFDATPENLSVNRLDSTIMLNRGNLLVYVKNSRKAIEAKIRDVQAQMDDYERLIRTVPLSQRDILNIERRLQVNEKLYLFLLEKRANTVIARAGIVPQTKVIELARSIGVVRPDKVKILYAFMVGGIVISLVIVFIRVMFYDRIENADQLKAMVHMPVFGEIIASDKAEENYVVVDSDPKSAITESFRTVRTNLEYLPGPQGTGRVVLVTSYRPNEGKTFCSVNLSAILAKAGKRVMLLELDLHKPKVGKGLNMTSTQGLSNLLVGHVEPAAVVQPTQIENFHVILSGPTPPNASELVLSRHLEELFRYGRQHYDYVIIDTPPVGLITDALVMMKHVDATLFVVNTRFANKDHLTSAMEVIQSNPVRNFGFILNGVRMKKSKYYYNTNYGYGYRYAYGYGSGYGYGYGYGRRKRGKDAKDGADTEA
- a CDS encoding archaeosortase/exosortase family protein — its product is MRDPLVRFLTTAGALFLGWYLLYELMIHPWGVLDRAVIDNLIRLSGALLTALGYTLLPEPPNAEMIRTVGVQGGHLLWIGDPCNGVSLFAVFALFLFTYPGPWRHKLWFIPLGLLSIHLINVVRIAALCIVVSIDYELLNFNHDYTFYVVVYGWVFLLWFLWVKRFARTGAAAPAP
- a CDS encoding YdcF family protein — its product is MNLHSLLPTVGALALVASLSSCAMTNKGQARLYQKAELSAPYDAVVVPGVPFEGGQWQDIMKMRVHWAVKLYERGLTRNIIFSGSAVYTPYVEATIMGLYAEQLGVPRENIFLETRAEHSTENLFNSYMLARDRGMKRIALASDPFQSWMLRGLAKRMERQLGADIDMLPVVFKDLFSGSLSTPAIDPAPAYVQEFVSLPERENFFKRFLGTSGNNLDWDRARADAARNGDRVELMD